The following DNA comes from Chryseobacterium gallinarum.
CCGTGAAGCTTCTTCCCAGTTCCATACTCCAGATTTTAAACCATTCATTAATGACCAGGCCTTCTGCCAGATCTCCTTTTGCTGTAAATTTGATATAATCTCCACCATCAAAAGATTTTCCGGTCATTCCCTCCGGAATATGATCAAGATGTTCTACTTTACATCCTAATAGTGTAGTATATGGCTTTGTATGATCTTTTTCATAATCTGTGTATATTGAGTAAACCTCATTGTCTACCTTGTTGGGTATCTTCCCCTGAATATTTTCAGTGATGAATTTTTCCCATAATGCTTCAATATCTTTGGCTGCCTGATTGTTTTCATTAGTTGTTCTTACTGTAATGCCAATTACCTTGAAAGGCTCGATTTTCGTTTTAATCATTTCTTTATTTTTGTTGGATGTCAAAGGTATAGAGGAATTGTGACAAGGGTATGTCAGGAGCTAAAAAAAATCTGCTGCAATTGTGTTTTAAGTTTTGACTTAAGCCAATTGACTTATATATTTTAATAAAAGAGTCTGTCTCAAAAGTGAGACAGACTCTTTTTCCTATTGTTATTTTTTAATGACTTTTTCTGAGTATATTTCGTTTTTATCAGTTGTTACTCTTACCATGTAAACTCCTTCTTTACGAGCTGTCAGGTCTATTTCTATTTCTTTTTCTCCACGTACTATTTTATTAAAAACTGTATTTCCGGTCATATCGCTTACTTCCAATGTTCCTGATGTAATTTCTTTGTTCAGAATTGCTTTAAATAGTCCATGGGTAGGATTTGGGGTTAGTGTGATAAACTTTTCTTCCACGGAAGACCTTGCATTCAACGGTGTCTGGCAGCTCATATCAATGTCAAAGTCAAAATACGGGTATTTGTTCCAGCTATAAGCAACATTCCCATAAGAGTCAATCATCGTCAGCCTGAATTTATGCGGACCTGTTGATCCAGCAGACAATGCATCATCAAAGCTATAGGTAACAAAATTAAAAGTAAAAAAGTTTCCAGATAACACAGGATAAGCATTCACTGGATATACTGCGCCGGTCTGCAAATTAATCAGGTCCAATTTAAGCTCCTTCAAAGTGATTCCAGCCGGAAGATGATAATATCCCTGAAGGTCTGAAGTAGCATGTATACATTGCCCTGGCTCATAAAGAAAATCTATATTTCTGTCCGAAGAAACACATATGGTTTCTGCTAAATCTTTCCAGTAATTCGTTTCTCCTGCCATCATATGAAATCCGTTAGTTCTATTAAAATAAGACCTAGCATGACCATTACTTGGATCTTGGGCAACAGTTTCAAGTGGCCCGGTATACGATCCGTTAGGACTGGCAATAGATGCGGCAGCCAGGATTGCATCATTGTTTGTATTAGCATGAATAACCGTAAACCTTATCCCTCTGTTAATTTTAAAATCCATCACATTTGCAAATGCCTCATAAGAACCATAATTGGCAGCAAAAGCAGGATTTACAAGATAAGAATTAAGGCCAGTTGAAGCTCTTTCTGCATCAGTAAATACAACAACCCTTGTTTGCTGCAATGAATTCAATGTTTTCTGGGGGCTTATAATATCAGGATTTGGAATTCCGTCTAAGGCATCTCCCACCAGGCCCATAGATTGTTGAAAATAATCTCCGAAATCCAACCGGCGTTCAAAATTCTGTGCTGTAAAAAAATCATTGGTAAAATCAGATTCTATATAAATTAAGGGTTTATACACTCCTGTGTCATTATCAAATACCCCAGTCCCATATTGTACCACTGCTACCCTGTTTTCAGGATTACAGGCGATAAGCTGTTCCATTAATTTAATAGCGCCACGCCTCATCACTAAATATTCGGACTTATCCAGGGAACCTCCATTATCCAGCATAAAAATATAGTCAAGCTGTGCACTTAAAGTACCGCATGACATAAAAAATGTCATCAAGACAAATAAAAATGTTTTTTTCATGATCATTATTTTATTAGTTGACCCTAAAAATAACACTTCTTTACTAATAAGAAAAAAATTAAATAAAAATTTATTTATAATGTAAAATATAAATCTAAATATCAATAAAATAGAATATAAAAACACAACCTCTATGAAATAGCAATTGTTTTGGTAATTATTTTAATGAATAATCTTTTTAGCTTATAATTATTATAATTAATAGAAGCAGTCCCAAAAGTGAGATAATCTTTTATATTTACAAAAAGATTGCCCTTCTTGAGACCGCCGCTTATTGAGTATTTTAAAATACAGCCCCATGCAACTTGTTATTTCTGCACGGGTTCGTAATAAAAAATGAACCGTTATATATATCTTTCAATAATGGGTATGGCTACTTCAGCCATCATTCCGTATCCTTTTTCATTGGGATGGACTCCATCTGCAGAAAGCAGAATTTCTTTATCCCTTATCAATGCTGAATAAAAATCAATATACCCCAAAGAGTAATCTGCAGCAATACTTTTAAGAATTTCATTATAAGCAATCACCTCTTCATTTGACCTTAATTTTCCCGAGCCCGTCACTACTCCATCAATATTTTTAGAAACAGGAAGAATACTTACCAGATAAATATCGCTTGAAAATTGTTTGGCCTGCTGAACAGCAGTGATGATATTATTTTTAAATTTTCCAGGATCTACTACCTGTACTCCGTCTTTTATAGCCAGATCATTGGCTCCGTAGCTTATGAAAACCAGATTCCCGTCTGCGGAATTTCTTGCGCTTAATTCTGCAGGCATCCGCTTCAATAAACCTTCTGTTGTTTCTCCACCGATTCCCAAATTGAATAAGATCAGTTCATGCCCATTTCCTTCATGAAATTTCTGAAGGGCATATCTCTTTAAAATATCTACCCAACCTCCAAAAACGCCATCATATTCTCCATACGTTATACTGTCTCCAAAGAACAGTCCATATACTATTTTCTTCATTCAATTAATTCTTTGTTTATTGATTTTTGCTTCTTACCCAAAGCTTCTAATTATTTTTCAAAGTAAGATAAAAATCTGCTAAATCAGCCTAATCTGCGAGAGATTTTTTATGACAGGATGTATTGATAAGATTTTAAACCATTAAGATTTCTATGTTGATGATTCTTTAGATTTTAGATACTAAGATAGAATCAACAAGTTGATTGGATAAATTGGTGGTATTTCAAACCTTATAGGTTTTTGAAACCTATAAGGTTTAATTAAGGAGTATTGATGATTCATCAATCTAATTTCAGGATAATATTCCTGTGCGATTCGATAATTTCCACCAGAATTTCAAATAATGTTTGCCCTTTTCCTTCCGTTAGATCCTTTAGCTTTTGCCGGACCAATTCTATATTGAAAGGCTTACCTTTCCTGATTTTATTTTCGTAAAATTCTTTAGTTGCTATGAGCCCTAAATCCTTTCTTGATTTTTCTGACTCTTCCCACAGGATCTCAATTTCCTCATGACTTTCAAATATACCAAAACCTCCATAAAGGATATCATTAAACCCATCTAAGGTTCCTACTTTCCAATCGGTGTCTTTCATTAAGACCTTTGAAATTTCTTCGTAAAAACCCTCTAAAGACGAAAAATGACCGCCATGAATGACGATCATTTTTCTTGTATTGTTATTTGAAGTATTCAACACCGTTTTTGAATATGTTGTGATAATTCGCGGTTGGTATGTTTCTCATAAGACCTTCCGTAAATCGTTCCGGGTGTCCCATTCTTCCGTAGATCTTTCCGCATGGGCTGGTAACTCCTTCAATTCCGAATAATGAATTGTTCGGGTTGAACGGCATTCCGTGAGCAATATTTCCATCAAAATCGATGTACTGCGTTGCGATCTGCCCGTTTTCATATAACTTTTTGATTTCTTCTTCCGAAGCCATGAAACGTCCTTCTCCGTGAGAAATCGGAATGGTGAAAATCTGATCTTTCATTCCCTTTAACCATGGGCTTTCGTCATTCACTACCTTTACCGTTACCATCTGAGAAATATGTCTTCTGATAGCGTTGTGAGCCAGGGTCGGAGAATTTTCATCCAGATCCTTGATTCTTCCGTAAGGCAATAATCCTGATTTAACCAAAGCCTGGAAACCGTTACAGATCCCGATGATCATACCGTCTCTGTCTAATAGTTCATGAACTGCATTTCTCATTTTGTCGTTCTTTAAAACGTTGACAATGAATTTCGCAGAACCATCCGGCTCATCACCTGCTGAGAAACCTCCTGAGAAGGCAAGAATCTGTGAAGTTCTGATCTCTTCTACCCATGCATCAATGCTTTCATCCAGCAATTGGTGACTGATATTGATTAAAGGTAAGCTGCTTACTACAGCGCCTTCTTTCTGGAATGCATTTAAAGTGTCGTACTCGCAGTTGGTTCCCGGGAATACCGGAGCAAATACTTTAGGCTGTGCAATTCCGTGTTTTTTGATGATGATATTTCTTGGATTGATGGAGTTTGATTTTTCATCAATTTCCACTGTTATCTTTTCTTTTTCTACTGTTGGGAAAAGGTTTTCGAATGTACTTGTATAAGCAGACACTAGATTCAAGATGCTAGACTCAAGACCATTGATCTTTAAGATCCCTGAATCTTTTACTTCCCCTATTAATTGAAGAGATACATTACTTAGTTCTTCCGTAGCTTCGATGATCAGGCTACCGATATTTTTAGATAGCAATACATTTTCATCAGCATTGATTTCAGCTCCCAATCTGTTTCCGAAACTCATTTTTGCCAGTGCTACAGCTACTCCACCGTCTTTTACTGTTTTTACAGAAACGATTTTTCCTGATTTGATGTTTTCAAAGATGAATTCATAAATATCTTTTAAAGCATCATAGTTCGGAAGACCGTTTTCCTGAGCGATATGGTTGAAGAAATATACTTTGTTTCCTGCAGCTTTAAATTCAGGAGAAATGATATTTTGTTTCTCACCGTTGGCACATGCAAAAGAAATCAACGTTGGCGGTACATTCAGATCCTGATAAGTACCACTCATGGAATCTTTACCTCCGATTGCCGCTAATCCAAGGTTGATCTGTGCATCATAAGCACCCAGGAGGGAAGCTAAAGGTTTACCCCATTTTTCAGGAGCCTGACCAAGTTTTTCAAAATATTCCTGGAAGCTTAATCTGATGTTTTTATAATCACCTCCCATGGCAACAATCTTCGCCACACTTTCTACTACTGCGTAAGATGCTCCCAATAATGAGTTTTGTTTTGAGATTTCAGCATCGAATCCCCAGCTTGCAAGGGAAACCGTTTTGATATCTTTTGCGCCTAAGACCGGAAGTGTCTGCACACTTCCTTCCATCAGGGTTTGCTGATATTTTCCTCCTAAAGGCATCGCAACAGTTGTTCCTCCTACGGAAGAGTCAAACATTTCCAATAGTCCTTTTTGGGAAGCTACGTTTTTATCTTTTAAAGTATTCAGGAAGTTTTCTTCGTTGAATGCCTTAGTTTCTGCTTTTACTTCTTCAAGATGATTGATTTTTACTTCCTGGGATTTTGAACATCCGTTGGTATCAAGGAATGCTCTTGAAAGGTCAACAATTTTGTCTCCTTTCCAGAACATCTGCATTCTTCCTGAGTCTGTCACTTTTGCTACTTCTACGGCTACAATGTTTTCAGCTTCACAGAATTTGATAAACTTTTCTTTGTCTTTCGGATCTACTACAACGGCCATTCTTTCCTGAGATTCGGAAATAGCCAGTTCTGTTCCGTTTAATCCTTCATATTTTAATGGTAATACATCAAGATTTACTTCTAAAGAGTCTGCAATTTCACCAATCGCTACGGAAACTCCTCCAGCACCAAAATCGTTTGACTTTTTGATAAGTCTTGTCAGTTCAGGGTTTCTGAACAGTCTCTGGATTTTACGTTCTTCTACGGCATTTCCTTTCTGAACTTCTGAGCTCATGGTATGGATAGAAGTCTCGTCCTGTTCTTTTGAACTTCCGCTTGCTCCTCCAACTCCGTCACGGCCTGTTGCACCTCCTAAAATGATAATTGAATCACCGTTTGCAGGTTTTTCACGTCTTACCCAATCTACAGGAACAGCTCCGGTAACGAAACCAACTTCCATTCTTTTGGCTTTATATCCTTCATCATAAATTTCAGAAACCATCGTGGTTGCAAGACCAATCTGGTTCCCGTAAGATGAATATCCGTTCGCAGCTTGTTTCGTGATTGTTTTTTGAGGTAACTTCCCTGGTAATGTTTTATCTACTGATTCTAAAACATCTGCAGCCCCTGTTAATCTCATGGCCTGGAATACAAAAGATCTTCCGGACAATGGATCCCTGATCGCACCTCCTAAACACGTTGATGCTCCGCCAAAGGGTTCAATTTCCGTTGGGTGATTGTGTGTTTCGTTTTTGAATAATAAATACCAAGGTTCTTTTTTACCGTCGTATTCTGCTTCAATCTGGATGGTACAAGCGTTGATCTCATCAGAAATCACAAGGTTATCCAGATTGCCTGTTTTATGGAAATATTTACCACATACTGTTGCCAGGTCCATTAAAGAGATTGGCTTCAGCTCACGGCCTAAGAATTTTCTTTTTTCGATATAGTCATTGAAAATAGTTTCCAATGTATGTTTGAATTTTCCTTCAAACTGAATGTCTGACAATTCTGTTTCGAAAGTCGTGTGACGACAGTGATCGCTCCAGTAAGTATCTAATACTTTCAGTTCAGTTTCTGTAGGGTTTCTTTCTTCAGTTTTAAAATATTCCTGGATGAATTTCAGGTCATCTAATCCTAATGCAAAACCGTGATTGTTATAGAAATTTTCAAGTTCAGCATCGTTGAAATTGATGAAATTTTCGTGGATGATTACTTTTGAAGGGGTTTCATCAGCAGGAATATCCAGTACAGACAGGTCTTTTTCCTGAGATTCCACTTTATTGATCAAAAGGTCTTTGATTTTCACCAAATCAGCTTCTGTAACTCCTTCAAATTCGATCAGCTTTCCACTTCTTACTTTTGACTTTTCATTCTCTGTTAATAAAGCGATACACTGTTGTGCAGAGTCTGCTCTCTGATCGTACTGACCAGGCAGGAACTCCATTGCGAAGTGGATGCTTTTTGCAGGGTTTTCTGTATGTAAAATATCAGTCACAGGATCTACGAAAGTGTTGTTCACTACTTTTTCGAATTCCCCGTCATTCAAGTTAAAAATATCATACACATTGTAGACTTTCACACTTTGAATTGCCGGAACAACTGCTTTTACTTCATCAAAAATTTTTGGACTTTCAACATCGAAAATTCCTCTTTTTTCTACGAAAATTCTTTTGTTATTAGACATTAGATGTCAGATTTTATTTAATATTAGATTTATATTCAAATTTATTTCTTGCTATCTCTATTGAACGATTCAATTTTTCAAGCAAAATTCTTTCCGGAGGTAAGATAAGTAAATATTCTGCAATTTTTATATTATCTCCTTCGAGATTCATCAGTTCTATATGTTCGGTATTTTTTCCGGAGCAAAGAATTAAACCAATCGGTGGGTTTTCCCCTTCTACTTTTTCATATTTGTTAAGATAGGAAAGATACAGCTCCATTTGTCCTTTATGGCCAGCCTCAAATTCTCCTAATTTCAGTTCGATAACAACCAGAGATTTCAGTTTTCTATGATAGAAAAGCAAATCTATGTAATAATCTCTGTTATCAATCGTGATTCTTTTTTGCCTTGAAAGAAATGCAAAATCGCTTCCTAATTCAGAAATAAATTTTTGAAGTTCCACAATAATAGATTCTTCTAAATCTTTTTCAGAAAAAGTGTCTTTCAATTCTAAAAAATCAAGGAAATAAGGATCTTTAAAAACCAGATCAGGATTTAAAATATTATTTTCAGACCAATTTTTAAGTTCGTTGTTAATGATTTCTTCGGGCTTTTTACTTATTGCAGTACGTTCAAAAAGCAAAGAATTTATTTTTTCTTTTAAAGTTCTGACACTCCAATTTTCAATTTTACAAACTTCGAGATAGAAGTTTCTCTTAGTATCTTCCGAGATGGGAATAAGAAGTAAAAAATGTGTCCATGATAATTGTCGCATCGCTGATGCGACAATCTCAAAGTTATTAAAGACTGATGCAAACTGCATCATTTTTCGAATATTTTTTTCAGAAAAGGAACTTCCAAATTCTACGGTAAGATGTTGAGCAATTTGTAAAATTACTTCTTTACCATACTCTGCCCTTTTATTCCCCAGAACATCTTCATTTATTCTCTGTCCAATTTTCCAGTACAAAACCACCATTGCCGAATTCACCTGAACAGCGACCTGACTTTTTGTCTTATCAACCAGTTCTTTTAAATCGGTAATTAATTGTTGATGATCCTGATTCTGTAACATTATTAAAAATTAAATGTCAGATTTTAATATTTTCTTTTTACTTTTTTGGGTTAAAGTTTCTTTCTTTAAACCCATGTATATTGGAAATTTTTTTTCAAAAATTTCCTACAACTATTATTCTTTACAAATTTAAAGGAATAAGTCATATGTTCTTCAAATTTGAACTGCCGAATTTCCAATTTATATTATTTATTGATAAATTTATTCGGATTGTCCTTATGCTCTTTCTGAAAGTCTTCTGCATTTTTTATTTCTTCTTTCAGCCAGTTTTCAAAAAGAACTTTTTTTTCGTTAAAATCCTCAATGGCATAAAATGTTTTACCATCTTCTGAAACCAGGAATTTAAAACGATACAGTGTACCCAGATCTTTTTTCCTGTAATCATACGCGTTTACCTGGTAATATGGAAAATTTTCTTTAGGTCTTTCTACGATTTCAAAAAACAGTTTCTTTTCATCATCAGAAAATGTGTTATAAACATTGACGTAATAAATATCTGAGAGCTTTTTATTCTGTTTTTCAAAAAATTGAAGAATATTTTTTTCTTTCCCGCTGTAGGAAAACGGATATGGATAATATTTCCCATCAATCTCAATGTCTTCCCCTGATTGTTTTGCAAGCGGCTGAACGGTTTGCCCTCTGGTATTCATCACGCCCCATTTTCCACCTACAATTGCTTTGTGCTCATCATTGGTTTTCTCCCAGTCACACCCATCGCAAAAAGAGGCATAGCCATAATTAAACGGTGAGACGAAATCATGTTCCGGTTCTATAACTGTCTTTGCGTTTCTATCTACAAAACCTATTTTACCGTTTTTAACAAATCTTCTTACACCTTCGGAAAAATAATCCGCTCCATTATCATAAGAATAAGGTTGATAAAGAAGCTTTCCCTTTTCATCAAAAACAACTCCCCAAGCATTTTTCTCTACTTCACTTTTGTTAGCTAAAGAGGAGTCAATAAAAATTGTATTATTTACACTTTTAACCAATTCACCGTTTTTCACTCCGGTAAGATTGATAAACTGTGCAGGAATAATGATTTCTCCCTTTTTATTTTTTACTCCAACTAAATTATCTTTGGAAATAAAATACTTTAATACATCTTTTCCCTGAGAAAAAGAAAGTACAGGAATCATTACAACGAATAGAAGCGTCTTTTTCATGGTTGGATTAAATAAAATATGCAGCCCAAAAGACTGCATATATTTTATACTTTAAGATCAGCTTCCAATCCTATTAAGTCTTTATTCTGGTCCAGAATCGGTTGTACCTCATTCTTAATGAATTCGTCCGTCTGAATCGGGGCGAACCCGATAAAGTTTTTCGGATCTAAAACTTCTTTTAATTTTGATTTGTCTAATTTTAAAGAGTTATCATTTAAGATTC
Coding sequences within:
- a CDS encoding GyrI-like domain-containing protein, giving the protein MIKTKIEPFKVIGITVRTTNENNQAAKDIEALWEKFITENIQGKIPNKVDNEVYSIYTDYEKDHTKPYTTLLGCKVEHLDHIPEGMTGKSFDGGDYIKFTAKGDLAEGLVINEWFKIWSMELGRSFTADFEIYGEKAQDASDAEVDIFIAVK
- a CDS encoding T9SS type A sorting domain-containing protein; its protein translation is MKKTFLFVLMTFFMSCGTLSAQLDYIFMLDNGGSLDKSEYLVMRRGAIKLMEQLIACNPENRVAVVQYGTGVFDNDTGVYKPLIYIESDFTNDFFTAQNFERRLDFGDYFQQSMGLVGDALDGIPNPDIISPQKTLNSLQQTRVVVFTDAERASTGLNSYLVNPAFAANYGSYEAFANVMDFKINRGIRFTVIHANTNNDAILAAASIASPNGSYTGPLETVAQDPSNGHARSYFNRTNGFHMMAGETNYWKDLAETICVSSDRNIDFLYEPGQCIHATSDLQGYYHLPAGITLKELKLDLINLQTGAVYPVNAYPVLSGNFFTFNFVTYSFDDALSAGSTGPHKFRLTMIDSYGNVAYSWNKYPYFDFDIDMSCQTPLNARSSVEEKFITLTPNPTHGLFKAILNKEITSGTLEVSDMTGNTVFNKIVRGEKEIEIDLTARKEGVYMVRVTTDKNEIYSEKVIKK
- a CDS encoding SGNH/GDSL hydrolase family protein, which encodes MKKIVYGLFFGDSITYGEYDGVFGGWVDILKRYALQKFHEGNGHELILFNLGIGGETTEGLLKRMPAELSARNSADGNLVFISYGANDLAIKDGVQVVDPGKFKNNIITAVQQAKQFSSDIYLVSILPVSKNIDGVVTGSGKLRSNEEVIAYNEILKSIAADYSLGYIDFYSALIRDKEILLSADGVHPNEKGYGMMAEVAIPIIERYI
- a CDS encoding ribonuclease inhibitor, which codes for MKDTDWKVGTLDGFNDILYGGFGIFESHEEIEILWEESEKSRKDLGLIATKEFYENKIRKGKPFNIELVRQKLKDLTEGKGQTLFEILVEIIESHRNIILKLD
- a CDS encoding phosphoribosylformylglycinamidine synthase; translation: MSNNKRIFVEKRGIFDVESPKIFDEVKAVVPAIQSVKVYNVYDIFNLNDGEFEKVVNNTFVDPVTDILHTENPAKSIHFAMEFLPGQYDQRADSAQQCIALLTENEKSKVRSGKLIEFEGVTEADLVKIKDLLINKVESQEKDLSVLDIPADETPSKVIIHENFINFNDAELENFYNNHGFALGLDDLKFIQEYFKTEERNPTETELKVLDTYWSDHCRHTTFETELSDIQFEGKFKHTLETIFNDYIEKRKFLGRELKPISLMDLATVCGKYFHKTGNLDNLVISDEINACTIQIEAEYDGKKEPWYLLFKNETHNHPTEIEPFGGASTCLGGAIRDPLSGRSFVFQAMRLTGAADVLESVDKTLPGKLPQKTITKQAANGYSSYGNQIGLATTMVSEIYDEGYKAKRMEVGFVTGAVPVDWVRREKPANGDSIIILGGATGRDGVGGASGSSKEQDETSIHTMSSEVQKGNAVEERKIQRLFRNPELTRLIKKSNDFGAGGVSVAIGEIADSLEVNLDVLPLKYEGLNGTELAISESQERMAVVVDPKDKEKFIKFCEAENIVAVEVAKVTDSGRMQMFWKGDKIVDLSRAFLDTNGCSKSQEVKINHLEEVKAETKAFNEENFLNTLKDKNVASQKGLLEMFDSSVGGTTVAMPLGGKYQQTLMEGSVQTLPVLGAKDIKTVSLASWGFDAEISKQNSLLGASYAVVESVAKIVAMGGDYKNIRLSFQEYFEKLGQAPEKWGKPLASLLGAYDAQINLGLAAIGGKDSMSGTYQDLNVPPTLISFACANGEKQNIISPEFKAAGNKVYFFNHIAQENGLPNYDALKDIYEFIFENIKSGKIVSVKTVKDGGVAVALAKMSFGNRLGAEINADENVLLSKNIGSLIIEATEELSNVSLQLIGEVKDSGILKINGLESSILNLVSAYTSTFENLFPTVEKEKITVEIDEKSNSINPRNIIIKKHGIAQPKVFAPVFPGTNCEYDTLNAFQKEGAVVSSLPLINISHQLLDESIDAWVEEIRTSQILAFSGGFSAGDEPDGSAKFIVNVLKNDKMRNAVHELLDRDGMIIGICNGFQALVKSGLLPYGRIKDLDENSPTLAHNAIRRHISQMVTVKVVNDESPWLKGMKDQIFTIPISHGEGRFMASEEEIKKLYENGQIATQYIDFDGNIAHGMPFNPNNSLFGIEGVTSPCGKIYGRMGHPERFTEGLMRNIPTANYHNIFKNGVEYFK
- a CDS encoding PDDEXK nuclease domain-containing protein; translated protein: MLQNQDHQQLITDLKELVDKTKSQVAVQVNSAMVVLYWKIGQRINEDVLGNKRAEYGKEVILQIAQHLTVEFGSSFSEKNIRKMMQFASVFNNFEIVASAMRQLSWTHFLLLIPISEDTKRNFYLEVCKIENWSVRTLKEKINSLLFERTAISKKPEEIINNELKNWSENNILNPDLVFKDPYFLDFLELKDTFSEKDLEESIIVELQKFISELGSDFAFLSRQKRITIDNRDYYIDLLFYHRKLKSLVVIELKLGEFEAGHKGQMELYLSYLNKYEKVEGENPPIGLILCSGKNTEHIELMNLEGDNIKIAEYLLILPPERILLEKLNRSIEIARNKFEYKSNIK
- a CDS encoding WG repeat-containing protein is translated as MKKTLLFVVMIPVLSFSQGKDVLKYFISKDNLVGVKNKKGEIIIPAQFINLTGVKNGELVKSVNNTIFIDSSLANKSEVEKNAWGVVFDEKGKLLYQPYSYDNGADYFSEGVRRFVKNGKIGFVDRNAKTVIEPEHDFVSPFNYGYASFCDGCDWEKTNDEHKAIVGGKWGVMNTRGQTVQPLAKQSGEDIEIDGKYYPYPFSYSGKEKNILQFFEKQNKKLSDIYYVNVYNTFSDDEKKLFFEIVERPKENFPYYQVNAYDYRKKDLGTLYRFKFLVSEDGKTFYAIEDFNEKKVLFENWLKEEIKNAEDFQKEHKDNPNKFINK